A stretch of DNA from Cellulomonas fengjieae:
GTACATGTCGCCGTCGTCGTCGGGTGTCCCGGGAGACTGCTCCCAGATGCTCACCGTCCCGGTCGCGGTGGCGTAGACCCCGTCCGCGACCGCGACGACCGGACCGCCGAAGGCGTCGGCCAGCACGGCCGTGTCGTCGGGAAGCCCGAGGGCCGAGGTGCGGAACTCCCAGGAGCGCAGGGTCGGCGGAACCGCCGGGAGCTCGACCCCGTCGGCGAGCGTGATCAGCGGGTCCCCGAAGCGCTCGGACCACAGGTCGCTGGAGCGTCCCGGTCCCCACGCCCAGACGGCCAGCGTCGGGACCGAGACGAGCGCCGCGACGACGACCACCGCGACGAGCACGCCGCGGACCACCTGACGAGGAACGGTGCGCGTCGTCATCTCAGCCTCGCGTCCCGCGCTCGTCGACGGTGTAGACCGTGCCGTCGGGATGGGTCAGGTGGAGCGTCACCGCGGGGCGCGGGCCGGCGAGCTGGGGCTCGGGCACGGCCGTCGCCCCTCCCGAGCCGAGGGCGGGGGACGACGTCCCTGCGACGACGAGCACGGCCGCGGTCAGGGAGGCGCACCCCGCGACCCACCATCGACGCAACCGGTCGACGGGTCGGGGCGCGGCGAGCGCGTCGAGGTACGCGGACTCCCGCGAGCGGGAGGGCGGAACGGCCGGTGCGGCGGCGCGCAGGGCGTCCAGCGGATCGTCGGTCATGCGGGCTCTCCGATCGGGTCGGACGTCTGGCGGGTGTAGACGGTGCGGAACCGGGCGCGGGCGCGGTGGAGCCGGACCCTGACCGTGCCGGGGGTCAGACCGAGCACCCGGGCGGCGTCGGACAGCGACACCTCGTCCCAGAGGCACAGCAGCAGGAGCTCCCGGTCGGTGGAGCTGAGCGCGCAGAGCGCGTCGGTGATCGCGGAGCGCTCCGCGACCGGACCGGCGATGTCCGGCACCACGACCGACCCGACGGCGGCCTCGCGGGACCGGCGCCGAGTGTCGCCCCGGGCCGTGGTCGACAGGACGTGCCGTGCCGCCGTGAGCAGCCACGCGACCTCCCGGTCGGCCGGGATCTCGTCGAGCTTCTGCCACGCCAGCGCGAGCACGTTCGCAGCGATGTCCTCGCCGATCGTGGCGCCGGCGCGGCGGGCCGCGTAGGCGTACACGCGGTCATAGTGCGCGTCGAAGAGTGCGCGGAACCGCGCCTCCCCACCGTCGTGCGCCACGTGCACTCCTCGCGTCGTCGTCAGGCATGAGTGCCCGCAGACGGCGTCGGCGTTACACGTGCACCCATCCGGCCCATCGGCCGACCGCGGGCCGTTACCAAGGACTCGGCGCACCGACGTCAGCTCGTCGCGGCGCCTGCTCGTCGACCGGTCCCGCGGCCGTCGTCGGAGAGCACCCGCACGCCACCGACCCGCTCGAGGATGCGCATCCGATCGAGCTCGGCGCGGGTCGTCGTGTCGAAGCCGTTGCCGACCGGCCGGACGAGAACGGTCGCCGAGCCCGAGGTCAGGTACCGGAGGGCCGCCCGCTGCCAGGCGGTGTTGCGGACGCGGGGGACCGGTCGTCCGCTCGCGTCCCGGGCGCCGACGTCATAGGTCTGGCCGGACAGGTCGACCGGCAGCCGGCAACCCGCGTCGAGGTTGCGCGACGCCTGGTCCAGCAGGACCAACGCGGCGGGCGAGTCGGACCGGATGCAGCCGGTCTGGGGAAGGTGGGCGTCGATGCGGCCGGCCGGGAAGGGCGCCGGGGGGCGGGTGATCATCATCGCCGTCGCCAGGCAGAGCGCGGCCGCGGCGGCCGCGGAGGTAGCGAGCGCGGGCACCAGCCGCAGCGTCGACGCCCCGGCCGCCACGACGAGCGCAGCCGCCGGCGCCGAGAACGCGGCGTAGTGCAGGAAGTACGACGGGGACAGGACCAGCACGCCCAGCTGGGCCGCGAGCAGCACCACCCACAGCCGACCACGTCCGTGGTGCCACGCCCGAGCTGCGCAGAACGCGACGACGACCAGGCCGCCGACCAGCAGCGTCGACCACCCCACCATTTGCGGGGGCGGCGCGGTGACGTCCACACCGCTGATCCCGCCGAGGCGCGTCGCGACGGTGGCCTGGCCCGGTGGGCGCCCGAGCTGGTCGAGCACGACGTAGCGCACCATCCGAGGCGTGGCCAGCAGCGCGAACGGCAGGAGCACCAGGCCTGCGGCGGCCGTCGCGGCGAGCCCGACGCGCGCGGCGCCGGCCCGTCCGCGGGTGAGCCACAGCCAGCCGATCACGACGACCGCCGGGACGACGTCCCAGATCTTCACGACGAGGCTCAGGCCGAGCAACGCCCCACCGGCGAGCTCCCAGGCCCGGGAGCTCTGCTCGGCAGAGCGCAGGAGCGACGCGACGGCGGCCAGCAGGCCGAGGCTGCCCAGGGGTTCGAGCATCGTGCTGTATTCGACGTTCGCAGCGGCGTACGAGAGCCCGTAGAGCCCGCCCGCGACGACCGCCGCCCGCGTGCCCCAGCGGAGCGCGATGCGGGCCACGAGCACGGCGTTGGCGGCCCCGACCAGCATGAACGCGACGCGAGCCGTCATGAACGCGGCCGGGTCGCTGGTCCAGTGCGTCAGGGCCGCGAAGGGCAGCAGCGCCACCGTGATGCCGGGTGGGTGCAGGAACAGGAAGTCCCGGTACGGCACCAGGCCGTGGCTGAGCGACAGGGCCGAGGTGAAGTACACGCCCTCGTCGTAGCCGTGGTAGCCGCGCAGGCCCGCGAGCCCGCCGCCGAGGTACCAGCGCACCAGCAGGGCGAGCAGGCCCGCCGCGCCGGCGACGACCCACCCGCCGGCGCGGGAGTGGTGCCGTGCAGGTCCCATGCAACGAGTCTCGGCCGTGTGCGCCACACCCGCTGAGGGAGGGCGCGGTGACCCAGCCCTACCAGCGCTGCTCGACGTCCTCCGCCGACCCCAGGAGCCCGTCCAACGTCAACCGCGAGCCGTCGTCCAGGGTTACCCACCCCGACCAGTGCCCGAAGCACTGGTGGGTCGAGGAGCGCACCACTCGAAGGTCAGTGAGCGACACCCGGTCGTGGAAGGGCGTGAACGTCAGGTCCGCGGACGCGCCGCGCACGTGCCACGGGTCGGTCCAGGCGCCGGGCGTCCACGACCACGACAGGTCCTCGTGCAGCCGGTGCAGCCGTCCGTCGACGAGGACCGCGTTCTCGGTGGACCCGGTTCCGTCGGTCCACCGTCCGCCGAGCTGCAGGGCGACCTCGGCGCCATCCGCGACACCGGCACCGAAGCCCCAGTTCCAGGCCAGCTCACGCGGCCAGTAGCCGCGCCCGTGGTCCAGCACGGCCCACGACCCGGCGGTGATGTGGTGCGTCACGCCGTCGACCTGCAGGCGGCCGGCCGCCGGCCGCCCGACGTCCTTGACGGTGTACTGGAACTCCCGCGCGTCCCACGGCACCACGACGCCCAGGCGCTGGCGCTCCGCCGGCAGCGCGGCGACCACGTCGAGCCGCACCCGGTCCGTCCGCGCCCGCAACCGCGTCCCGTCGGCCTGCTCGTCGAAGCGCAGCGCGATCCGGCGTGACGACGCGGACGCAGGTCCGCGCCCGAGCGTGCCCGGCAGTCGGGTGCCGACGGCGAGCGGCGCGACGACGACGGCGTCGATCTCCTCGCCGGTCGCGCGATCCAGCACCCAGACCTGCGTCAGTCCGGCGTAGTCGAGGGACGAAATGGTCATGCCGACCACGTGCGTGGGGGTGAGCAGCGCCCAGTACTCCCACCGCTTCGCCCGGCCCCACCGCCGAGCCACCCGGCCCACCCGGTCGGTGCCGTGCAGCGGCGTGCGGGTCCAGCCGATCGCCGCGGGGTTGAGCGCGCCGGACGGAAGCTGCAGCTCGACGGGCTGGGTGATCTCGCGGACGCCGGTGGTCATGTGCACATCCTGCCGCCCGCGGGCTGATCGACTCGGCAGCCGCGGCGTGGTGACGGGCGGCGACACGGGGCGGTTCTCGAACGGTGGTTCCGGAAAGGGGCCTCACCTGGTCGACCTGTGACATCTGCCGGGCGCCTCCACACCGAAGGCGTCACGCCCTCCACACGTGCCACCTGACCTGGTGTTCTGCGTTGGATCAGCCTTGTCGCCCGCCTGCATCGATTCCGTGAGCGCCGCTACAGTCGGCGCGGCCGGAAAGGGGGTGTCGCCGGCCGCAGTGTGTCCGAGCGCCCAGCTGGGGGCGGATGGTGGGAACTACGCAGGTCCGACCTCCTTCAGCTTGACGTCCGACGGTCTGAGCCTCAGCCCAAGATGCATCAGCTGAGCGGCGCGGTCGAGGGCGCCCACGGGGTACTTCATCTCGATGTGATGGCTCCACAGGCCCGCGGGGCTCTCGACCGAGACCCAGGCGAGCCTCGTCAAGCGCTTGGGTTTGGCGAAGCCGGTGAGGTCACGGAAGCTCAAGGCGTAGCTGTCGGGGGTGTCGGCGTAGATCTGCAGCCATGACCCCTTCTGCCCTCGGAAGGCGAACATCACTTGCCGCGCCATCTGCTGGGGGAGGTCTTCGAGCAACGGGGTGAGGTCATTGACCCAACCTTCCCACTCGTCG
This window harbors:
- a CDS encoding ArnT family glycosyltransferase, with the protein product MGPARHHSRAGGWVVAGAAGLLALLVRWYLGGGLAGLRGYHGYDEGVYFTSALSLSHGLVPYRDFLFLHPPGITVALLPFAALTHWTSDPAAFMTARVAFMLVGAANAVLVARIALRWGTRAAVVAGGLYGLSYAAANVEYSTMLEPLGSLGLLAAVASLLRSAEQSSRAWELAGGALLGLSLVVKIWDVVPAVVVIGWLWLTRGRAGAARVGLAATAAAGLVLLPFALLATPRMVRYVVLDQLGRPPGQATVATRLGGISGVDVTAPPPQMVGWSTLLVGGLVVVAFCAARAWHHGRGRLWVVLLAAQLGVLVLSPSYFLHYAAFSAPAAALVVAAGASTLRLVPALATSAAAAAALCLATAMMITRPPAPFPAGRIDAHLPQTGCIRSDSPAALVLLDQASRNLDAGCRLPVDLSGQTYDVGARDASGRPVPRVRNTAWQRAALRYLTSGSATVLVRPVGNGFDTTTRAELDRMRILERVGGVRVLSDDGRGTGRRAGAATS
- a CDS encoding DUF2804 domain-containing protein — its product is MTTGVREITQPVELQLPSGALNPAAIGWTRTPLHGTDRVGRVARRWGRAKRWEYWALLTPTHVVGMTISSLDYAGLTQVWVLDRATGEEIDAVVVAPLAVGTRLPGTLGRGPASASSRRIALRFDEQADGTRLRARTDRVRLDVVAALPAERQRLGVVVPWDAREFQYTVKDVGRPAAGRLQVDGVTHHITAGSWAVLDHGRGYWPRELAWNWGFGAGVADGAEVALQLGGRWTDGTGSTENAVLVDGRLHRLHEDLSWSWTPGAWTDPWHVRGASADLTFTPFHDRVSLTDLRVVRSSTHQCFGHWSGWVTLDDGSRLTLDGLLGSAEDVEQRW
- a CDS encoding RNA polymerase sigma factor, producing MAHDGGEARFRALFDAHYDRVYAYAARRAGATIGEDIAANVLALAWQKLDEIPADREVAWLLTAARHVLSTTARGDTRRRSREAAVGSVVVPDIAGPVAERSAITDALCALSSTDRELLLLCLWDEVSLSDAARVLGLTPGTVRVRLHRARARFRTVYTRQTSDPIGEPA